The following coding sequences lie in one Spinacia oleracea cultivar Varoflay chromosome 1, BTI_SOV_V1, whole genome shotgun sequence genomic window:
- the LOC110783906 gene encoding basic leucine zipper 9 isoform X1: MNHQKPTLYAGNHHMKRSPSELALHALVNNNPTVVDHPHHSLFYDHDHTAGFVDPTAAVVSDHHHLDTFGFKNNNNQQDIINNFTVGGGFDQQALAWYQDLAPQQPCLSATIDSQSSICAGSPTSILIKPKAGDNQGSGSSEDDEEETEAGQCEQSGDDGVDVKRIRRMVSNRESARRSRRRKQAHLLDLEVQVEQLGVENTTLFKQLNAAAQQLREATTNNRVLKSDVEALRAKVKLAEDRVTRGTRNQLLQTSTLPQIAASVQSLSGLTNMTPTIMVQGQEASFEGVFSWQNSNDHVMHRSGIGSDCTVSGGVSCVSSVNGIWR, encoded by the exons ATGAATCACCAGAAACCAACACTATATGCGGGTAATCACCACATGAAACGCAGTCCATCTGAGCTTGCCCTGCACGCACTCGTCAATAATAATCCAACGGTTGTGGATCATCCTCATCATTCCCTCTTTTATGATCATGATCATACCGCCGGTTTTGTTGATCCAACGGCTGCCGTTGTTTCCGATCATCATCATCTTGATACTTTTGGatttaagaataataataatcag CAGGACATAATCAACAATTTCACAGTTGGTGGAGGATTTGATCAGCAAGCACTCGCATGGTACCAGGACTTAGCCCCGCAACAACCCTGTCTCTCTGCGACCATTGATTCGCAATCATCCATCTGCG CTGGAAGTCCAACCTCAATTCTTATAAAGCCAAAAGCAGGAGATAATCAAGGAAGTGGCTCCTCtgaagatgatgaagaagagacTGAAGCCGGTCAGTGTGAGCAGAGCGGCGATGATGGTGTTGATGTAAAGCGTATTAGAAG GATGGTTTCTAATAGGGAGTCTGCTCGTCGTTCCAGAAGAAGGAAGCAAGCACATCTTCTAGATTTGGAAGTTCAG GTTGAACAACTCGGTGTAGAAAACACTACACTCTTCAAGCAGCTGAACGCAGCAGCTCAGCAGCTCAGAGAAGCCACAACAAACAACCGCGTGCTTAAGTCAGATGTCGAAGCACTCAGAGCCAAG gtGAAATTAGCTGAAGACAGGGTTACAAGAGGAACAAGGAACCAGCTTCTTCAGACTAGTACATTACCCCAGATTGCAGCAAGTGTTCAAAGTTTGTCAGGGTTGACAAACATGACACCAACAATCATGGTGCAAGGGCAAGAGGCGTCTTTTGAAGGGGTGTTTTCATGGCAGAACTCAAATGATCATGTGATGCATAGGAGTGGGATAGGGAGTGATTGTACTGTTAGTGGGGGTGTTAGCTGTGTGAGCAGTGTCAATGGTATTTGGCGTTGA
- the LOC110783906 gene encoding basic leucine zipper 9 isoform X2, whose amino-acid sequence MNHQKPTLYAGNHHMKRSPSELALHALVNNNPTVVDHPHHSLFYDHDHTAGFVDPTAAVVSDHHHLDTFGFKNNNNQDIINNFTVGGGFDQQALAWYQDLAPQQPCLSATIDSQSSICAGSPTSILIKPKAGDNQGSGSSEDDEEETEAGQCEQSGDDGVDVKRIRRMVSNRESARRSRRRKQAHLLDLEVQVEQLGVENTTLFKQLNAAAQQLREATTNNRVLKSDVEALRAKVKLAEDRVTRGTRNQLLQTSTLPQIAASVQSLSGLTNMTPTIMVQGQEASFEGVFSWQNSNDHVMHRSGIGSDCTVSGGVSCVSSVNGIWR is encoded by the exons ATGAATCACCAGAAACCAACACTATATGCGGGTAATCACCACATGAAACGCAGTCCATCTGAGCTTGCCCTGCACGCACTCGTCAATAATAATCCAACGGTTGTGGATCATCCTCATCATTCCCTCTTTTATGATCATGATCATACCGCCGGTTTTGTTGATCCAACGGCTGCCGTTGTTTCCGATCATCATCATCTTGATACTTTTGGatttaagaataataataatcag GACATAATCAACAATTTCACAGTTGGTGGAGGATTTGATCAGCAAGCACTCGCATGGTACCAGGACTTAGCCCCGCAACAACCCTGTCTCTCTGCGACCATTGATTCGCAATCATCCATCTGCG CTGGAAGTCCAACCTCAATTCTTATAAAGCCAAAAGCAGGAGATAATCAAGGAAGTGGCTCCTCtgaagatgatgaagaagagacTGAAGCCGGTCAGTGTGAGCAGAGCGGCGATGATGGTGTTGATGTAAAGCGTATTAGAAG GATGGTTTCTAATAGGGAGTCTGCTCGTCGTTCCAGAAGAAGGAAGCAAGCACATCTTCTAGATTTGGAAGTTCAG GTTGAACAACTCGGTGTAGAAAACACTACACTCTTCAAGCAGCTGAACGCAGCAGCTCAGCAGCTCAGAGAAGCCACAACAAACAACCGCGTGCTTAAGTCAGATGTCGAAGCACTCAGAGCCAAG gtGAAATTAGCTGAAGACAGGGTTACAAGAGGAACAAGGAACCAGCTTCTTCAGACTAGTACATTACCCCAGATTGCAGCAAGTGTTCAAAGTTTGTCAGGGTTGACAAACATGACACCAACAATCATGGTGCAAGGGCAAGAGGCGTCTTTTGAAGGGGTGTTTTCATGGCAGAACTCAAATGATCATGTGATGCATAGGAGTGGGATAGGGAGTGATTGTACTGTTAGTGGGGGTGTTAGCTGTGTGAGCAGTGTCAATGGTATTTGGCGTTGA